A region of the Streptomyces sp. NBC_00442 genome:
CGTCGCACTGGTCGCCTTCATGCTCGTCGGCATCTACCTCGTGGTGACCCAGCACGACGTCGACGGCTCCACGCCGGGCTTCGCCAACATCACCAGCCACGGCGGCATCTTCCCGATGGGCATGCTGCCCATGCTGCTCGTCATCCAGGGTGTCGTCTTCGCGTACGCCTCGGTCGAGCTGTGCGGCGTCGCCGCCGGCGAGACGGAGAACCCGCAGAAGATCCTGCCCAAGGCCATCAACTCGATCATGTGGCGCGTCGGTATCTTCTACGTCGGCTCCGTGGTGCTGCTCGCGCTGCTGCTCCCGTACACCGAGTACTCCGAGGGCCAGAGTCCGTTCGTCACCGTCCTCGACAAGCTCGGCGTGCCCGGTGCGGCCGGCGTGATGAACCTCGTGGTCCTCACCGCGGCGCTCTCCAGCCTCAACTCCGGCCTGTACTCCACCGGCCGCATCCTGCGCTCGATGTCGCTCGCGGGCTCCGCGCCCAAGTTCGTCGGCGTCATGAACAAGGGCAAGGTGCCCTACGGCGGCGTCCTGTTCACCGCCTTCTTCGGCATCCTGGGTGTCGCCCTGAACGGCGTCGTGCCGGACGACGCCTTCGAGATCGTGCTCAACTTCGCCTCCATCGGCATCCTCGGCACCTGGGCGATGATCATGGTCTGCTCGCTGCTGTTCTGGCGCCGCGCCAAGGAGGGCCATCTGGAGCGGCCCTCCTACAAGCTGCCCTGGGCGCCCTACACGCAGATCGTGACGTTGGTCTTCCTCGCCACCGTGGCCTTCTTGATGTGGTACGGCGGGGGAGTGGGCCGCACCACGATCTACTGCCTGCCGATCATCGCGGCGCTGCTCGTCGGCGGCTGGTACGTCGTGCGCAAGCGGGTCGGCGCGATCGCCTCGGGCGAATAGGCCCCGGCCACCGCGCGGGCGCACGGCCCCGGACACGGCCACGCGGCGCCGGCCTCCCGGCGCCCCGGAAGGGCGGCATCCCCGAACCCGGGACGCCGCCCTTCCCCATGCCCGCAGAACGCGCTTCGTCATGCCCCTACGTGCTGCAAGCGGGCGGCGGCCGACGCCAGCATCATCTCCAGGGCCGCCGGATAGGCACTGCGGCCCATCTCCGCGACCAGGGTCGGCGCCGTCGCCGCCACGTTCGGATGAGTGTCCGCGCCGAGCCGTGCGTACCGCTCGCGCCAGGTGCGCTCCTCCAGGGTCCGTGACTCCTTCGGCAGGGTGAGCACGGTCGCGTCGAGGGCCGCGAACGCCAAGGTCTGGTCCACGAACACGTGGTAGATCCGCACCGCCTCGGCGTCCGGGAAGCCGGCCCCGCGCAGGATCGCCAGGATCGTCTCCACCGACCGCATCTCGTGCACCCGCCCGGTCACCCGCGTGCAGGTCAGCACCGCCGCCTGCGGGTGCGCCTGGTAGTCGGCGTGGATCCGCAGCCCCAGCGACCGCAGGTCCGCCCGCCACTCGCCGCCGGGCCGCCACGACCGCAGGGTGCGCCCGATCAGCTCGTCCGCGACCGCGAGCAGCAGGTCGTCCGTGTCCCGGAAGTACCGGTAGAGCGCGCTCGGATCCGCGCCGAGCGCCGTACCGAGCCGGCGCACGGTCAGCGCCGCGGCCCCGTGCTCGCCGATCAGCCGCAGCGCCGTCTCGACGATCAGCTGCTCCGACAGGACCGTGCCCCGCTTGGTGGGCCGGCGTCGCCGCCGTTCCCCGTCCGCCACGACTCGCTCGCTCATGCAGCCGCACCCTAATGACCGCCGCACGTTATGACAACGCCGTTGACGCACCGACTCCACCGGGAGTTCCATGTGCCGCCATCGGGGCCGACGAGCGCCCCTCGGCGAAGGAGCCCGCGTGCGCACTCCCCACGGCAGCGACGACCCACCCGTTCTGCGCAAGAGCCTCGGCGTCGTCGACGGCGTCGCCATCGCCGCCTCCTCCACGGCGGCCACCACCAGCATCGGCATCGGCCTCGGCGTCACCGCGGGCGCCGTCGGCCTGCACCTGCCGATCGTGATGCTGCTCGCCTTCGTCCCGATCCTGGGCATCGCGAGCGCGTACACCCGGCTCAACAAGGTCGAGCCCAACATGGGCAGCGGCTATGTGTGGGTGGGCCGCTCGCTCAGCCCGTGGCTCGGCTTCCTGACCGGCTGGATCGGCATCGTCTCCACCGTCGTCTTCCTCGCCTACACCACCGCCGTCACCGGCTCCGCACTGCTCCAACTGGCCGGCGAGACGGGCCTGGACGCGGTGGGCGGGCTGCGCCTCGACCCCGACTCCACGGCCCAGTCCACCGCGCTCGGCATCGTCGTCCTGGTCGCCGTCACCCTCACCGCGGTCGTCGGCACCCGCTCGGCCGCCACCCTCCAGAAGTGGCTCCTGGTCTTCGAGTACGCGGTGCTGCTCGGCTTCTGCGGCTACGGACTTGTCGAGGGCCCGCACCCCTTCAGCCTCGACTGGCTGAACCCGTTCACCATCCCCTCCGGCCAGGCCCTCGCCCAGGGGCTGCTGCTCTCCGTTTTCTGCTACTGGGGCTTCGACGCGACCTTCAGCGTGAACGAGGAGATACGGGACCCCCAGGACGCCTCCAAAGCCGGACTCATCACCCTCTTCACCATGCTCGGCCTGTTCCTGCTCGGCTCCTTCGCGTTCCAACGCGTCCTCTCTCCGGATGAGTTGGTGGGCCACGGCGCCCAGGGGCTCACCTTCTTCGGCGACCGCCTCGCCGCCCAGCCGCTCGCGGCCCTCCCTCTGCTCGCCCTGGTCCTCTCGGCGGTCGCCTCGCTCCAGTCCGGCGTCATCCCCACCGTGCGCGGCATGTTCGCGATGAGCCGGGACCGCACGCTCGGCCCGCTCTGGCTCAAGGTCAGCCCCCGGTACGGGACCCCGGTCGCGGGCACCGTCGCGATCGGCTGCGTCGCGGCGGCCATCGCCGTCCTCTCGCTGATCATCCCCAAGATCGGCGACCTGATCCTGGCCTCGGTCAACGCCATCGGGATCGTGGTGTCCCTCTACTACGCGCTGACCGCCCTGGCCGCGGCGAGCCGCTTCCGCGGCGCGCTGAGGCAGAGCGCGGGGGAAGCCGTACGGGCCGTCGTGATCCCGACCCTGAGCGCCCTGTTCCTGCTCGGGCTCGGCGGCTACCTCGCCTGGACGTTCGCCACCTCGGCCGACCACTTCGAAGTCAGCCCCGACAACGGCTGGTTCATGCTGGCCTGCCCCGCGGCGATGCTGCTCAGCGGCATCGCCGTCGGCGCCTGGGCCAAGTGGGTAAGGAAATCCCCGTACTTCGTCACCGGTCTGTCGACCGCGGAAGCCGAAGCCGAACCGGCGCCGCTCGGCACCACGCCCGAAGCGGTCTGAACACCCACCCCTGTTCCTGCACCCCCTCTCCTTGTGCCGCACCTCCCTTCTCCCGCGCAGAACATCTCCCGCGCAGAACGTCTCCCCTGCAGAACTCCTCCCGCACAGAACGGATCCCGCATGCGCCACGACCCGGCCGACCTCGTCTTCACCGGCGGCCCCGCCCTCACCCTGGACGCCGCCCGCACCCGGGCCACCACCGTGGCCGTCACCGGGGACCGCGTCACCGCCGTCGGCCACGACGAGGTGCGCGAGCTGATCGGCCCCCGCACGGAAGTCGTCGATCTGGCGGGCAAGTTGCTGGTCCCCGGGTTCCAGGACGCCCATGTCCACCCGGTCTCGGCCGGCATCGAGCTGGCCCGCTGTGACCTCACGGGTCTGCACACGGCCACCGACACCCTGTCCGCCGTACGGGCCTACGCCGACGCCCACCCCGAGCAGACGTGGATCACCGGGGGCGGCTGGTCCATGGAGGCCTTCGAGGGCGGCAGCCCCACCCGCGACCTCCTGGACCGTGTGGTGCCCGACCGTCCCGTCTACCTTCCCAACCGGGACCACCACGGTGCCTGGGTCAACACCCGCGCCCTCACGCTCGCCGGGATCACGCGGGACACCCCCGACCCCGCGGACGGCCGCATCGAGCGCGACGCGTCGGGCGAGCCGACCGGGCTGCTCCAGGAGGGCGCCATGGATCTGGTCGGCCGGCTCACCCCCCGCTCCACCCCCGCCGAACGCCTCGCGGCCCTGCTGCGCGCCCAGGCGCACCTCCACTCGTACGGCATCACCGCCTGGCAGGACGCGATCGTCGGGAACTTCGGCTCGATGGACGATCCCGCCGACGCCTACATGAGCGCCGCCCGCGACGGCTCGCTGACCGCGCGCGTCGTCGGCGCCCTGTGGTGGGACCGTGAGCGCGGCGCCGAACAGATCCCCGAACTGGTGGAGCGGCGAAGGGAGCTGAGCCACGGCCGGTTCCGCGCCGGCTCGGTGAAGATCATGCAGGACGGCGTGGCCGAGACCGGCACCGCGGCCCTGCTCGGCCCCTACCTCGACGCCTGCGGCTGCGCCACCGCCAACACGGGCACCAGCTTCGTCGACCCGGTCCAACTGCGCTCATATGTAACCGAGTTGGACGCCCTCGGCTTTCAGGCCCACTTCCACGCGCTCGGCGACCGGGCGGTGCGCGAGGCGCTCGACGCGGTGCAGGCGGCCCGCGAGAAGAACGGCCGGCGCGACACCCGGCCGCACCTCGCCCACCTCCAGATCGTCCACCCCGACGACATCGGCCGCTTCCGCGCACTCGGCGCCACCGCCAACATCCAGCCCCTGTGGGCCTCCCACGAACCCCAGATGGACGATCTGACCATCCCGTTCCTCGGCGCCGAGCGCGCGGGACGGCAGTACCCCTTCGCGGCGCTGCTCGGCGCGGGCGCGACCGTGGCGGCGGGCTCGGACTGGCCGGTCAGCAGCCCCGATCCGATGCAAGGCATCCACACGGCAGTGAACCGGATCGCGCCCGGCGAGAAGGGCCCGGTGTTCCTGCCGGCCCAGCGGATCGGCCTGAACGCCGCGTTCGCCGCCTACACCTCGGGCACCGCGTACGTGAACCACCTCGACGACACGGGCTCCATCCGCGCGGGCGCCCTCGCCGACCTGGCGGTGCTCGACCGCGACCCCTACGCGGGGCCGCCCGAGGACATCGGCGCCACCCGGGTCCTGGCGACCTACGTCGGAGGCCGACGGGTGCACGAAGCCACCTCATAAGGTGTATTCCTGATACACCCGAATACACCCGACGGTACGAAGCAGGGAGTGGCGGAATGTCGCAGCAGGTCCAAGGGGTCATCGCACCGGGTAAGAACCAGCCCGTACGGGTCGAGACCATCGTGGTGCCCGACCCGGGCCCCGGCGAGGCCGTGGTGAAGATCCAGGCGTGCGGCGTCTGCCACACCGACCTGCACTACAAGCAGGGCGGCATCAACGACGACTTCCCGTTCCTGCTCGGCCACGAGGCGTCCGGGATCGTGGAGTCGGTGGGCGACGGCGTCACCGACGTCGCGCCCGGCGACTTCGTCATCCTCAACTGGCGTGCCGTGTGCGGGAGTTGCCGCGCCTGTCTGCGGGGCCGCCCGCAGTACTGCTTCAACACGCACAACGCGAAGCAGAAGATGACGCTGCTCGACGGTACGGAGCTGTCCCCGGCGCTGGGCATCGGGGCGTTCGCGGAGAAGACCCTGGTCGCGGCCGGCCAGTGCACCAAGGTCGACCCGTCGGTCTCGCCGGCCGTGGCGGGTCTGCTCGGCTGCGGGGTGATGGCGGGCATCGGCGCGGCCATCAACACCGGCAACGTGGGCCGGGGCGACTCGGTCGCGGTCATCGGCTGCGGCGGCGTCGGCGACGCGGCGATCGTGGGGGCCCGGCTCGCGGGCGCGGCGAAGATCATCGCCGTCGACATCGACGACCGCAAGCTGGCCACGGCCACGACGATGGGCGCCACACACACCGTCAACTCCCGTGACCGGGACGTCGTCGAGACGGTCCGCGAGCTCACCGGTGGCAACGGTGCGGACGTCGTCATCGAAGCGGTGGGCCACCCCGAGACGTACAAGCAGGCCTTCTACGCCCGCGACCTGGCGGGCACGGTCGTCCTGGTCGGCGTACCCACCCCGGACATGACCCTGGAACTCCCCCTGCTGGACGTGTTCGGCCGGGGCGGCGCCCTGAAGTCCTCCTGGTACGGCGACTGCCTGCCCTCGCGCGACTTCCCGATGCTCGTCGACCTGCACCAGCAGGGCCGGATCGACCTCGCGGCGTTCGTCACCGAAACGATCGCGCTGGACGAGGTCGAGAAGGCCTTCGCGCGGATGCACGAAGGCGACGTGCTGCGTTCGGTGGTGGAGTTCTGATGACCGTTCGCGCGCGTATCGATCACCTGGTCACGTCCGGCACGTTCAGCCTCGACGGGGGCACGTGGGACGTCGACAACAACGTGTGGATCGTCGGGGACGACGAGGAGGCCGTCGTCATCGACGCGGCGCACGACGCGGACGCGATCCTGGCGGCGCTCGGCGGCCGGGCCCTGCGGGCGATCCTGTGCACCCACGCCCACAACGACCACATCGACGCGGCGCCGGCCCTCGCGGAGGCGACGGGCGCGCCGATCCTCCTCCACGCGGACGACCTCCCGCTGTGGAAGCAGACCCACCCGGACCGGCTCCCCGACGGTGAACTCACCGATGGCGAGGCGGTGTTGGTCTCCGATGTGGTCCTCAGGGTCCTGCACACACCGGGCCACGCGCCCGGCGCGGTCTGCCTCCACGCCCCGGCCCTCGGCACGGTCTTCACCGGCGACACGCTGTTCGCCGGCGGCCCCGGCGCGACGGGCCGCTCGTTCTCCGACTTCCCGACGATCATCGATTCGCTCAGGGAGCGGGTGCTGACGCTGCCGCCGGAGACGATCGTTCGTACGGGGCACGGGGACACGACGACGATCGGGGCGGAGGGGCCGAGCCTGGGGGAGTGGGTGGCGCGGGGGCACTGAGGGCGTGGGGGCGTGGGGCGTTCGCGCAGTTCCCCGCGCCCCCGACGGGGTCTGGCTGAGGCATACCCCCGCCTTGAGGTGCGAACGGGGTCTGGGGCGGAGCCCCCGGGCGGGCTAGCCGGGCTGGGGGTCCGGCCAGGCCGCCAGGGAGAGCCCGCTCTCGAAGCGGTGGGGGTGCCCGGTCACCGGGTCGGTGAACTCCAGCACCCTCGCCAGGAGTTGCAGCGGATCCGCGAAATCCCCCGGCTCCGCCTCCGGCAACACCTCCGGATACACCGGGTCGTTCAGAATGGGCACCCCGAGCCCGTTCATGTGGACCCGCAGCTGATGGGTGCGACCGGTCGCGGGCACCAACCGGTACCGACCGAGCGCACCCCGCCGCCCGACCAGCTCCACCCCGCTCTCCGCGTTCGGCTCACCCGCCACCTCCCGCGCGGCCATGACGCCCCGCTCCTTCACGATGCGGCTGCGCACGATCGCGGGGAGCACCACACCGGGGTCGTACGCCGCCACCGCCTCGTACTCCTTGCGCACCCGGCGCCCGCTGAACAGCCCCTGGTAGGCGCCCCGGTCCTCGGGCCGTACGACGAAGAGCGCGAGCCCCGCGGTCAGCCGGTCGAGCCGGTGGGCGGGCTGCAGTGAGGGCAGTTCCAGATCCCGCCGCAACCGGGCCACCGCCGTCTCGGTGATGTGGCTGCCCCGCGGCGTGGTGGCGAGGAAGTGCGGCTTGTCCGCGATGACGATCCGCTCGTCGCGGTACACGATCTCCACCTCGAACGGCACCGGCACCTCCGGCGCGAAGTCCCGGTGGAACCAGACATGCGTACCGGCGCGGTACGCCTCGGTGCCGCGCAGCACCCCCTCCGCCCCCACGAACCGCCCCTCGCGCAGCATCGCGGCCACCCGCTCCGCGCCGATCGCGCCCTCGAACCGGCCCGTCAGATGGTCGCCGACGGTTGCCCAGATCCCCTCGGGGTCGGCGGGCAGCCGCACACGCACCGGATCGATGCCGTTGCGCTGCGCGAGCGGTGCGGCCGGGGGTGTTGATCTGCGTCTCACGGAACCAGAGAACCCCACCACCCTCGCGAAAGGCAAGAGAACCCCAGGTCAGCGCGGCGACCGGGCCATGCGAAGCATGCTCCGGGCCGCGAGCCGGATCTCCCTGGACTGCCTGATCCGCGTTCCGGAGGCATGCTCTGCCTAGGGGATTGGTGCCGGAACATCCAGGTATGCGACGTACGGAGCAAGGGTCCACGATGAACGAAGAGTCGGTCATGGGCGGCGCCTGCCATCTGCTCACCACGGGCGAGCTGGTGCCGGGAGACGTCATCGCCACGGACCCCGACCGCCCCTGGCTCGTGGTGGTGGGTACGGCGCCCGCGACCGAGACGAGGACCAGGCTGTATCTGCGCCCCCTGACCGGCGGCCCGGATCTGGAGCGCGTGCTTCCGCGCTACGAACGCCAAGTGGTCCGCGCCACACGGGTCGACCCCGCCGGCCTGTCCGGCCCGGCGCGGTCCGCGGCGCCCGGCGCGCGCCGGGTGGTGGTGACCGGCGTGGGCGCCCTCAGTCCGCTCGGCGGCGACGCGCCACACCTGTGGCAGGGGCTCCTCGACGGCCGCTGCGGGGTCGGGCTCGTGGAGGGGCCCGGCTTCGACGGGCTGCCCGTGCGCCTGGCCGCGCGGGCCTCGGTCGACCCGGCCGCGCTGCTGCCGAGGCCGGTGGCGCGCAGGATGAACAGGTCCGCGCAGTTCGCCCTGCTCGCCGCCCGCGAAGCCTGGCGCGACGCGGGGCTCGACCCGGCCGGGACGGCGGCCTCCGGGCTGCGACCCGACCGCACCGGGGTGTCGATGGGCACGATCATCGGCGGCGCCCCCGTCCTCGTCGAGAGCCGGCTCGCCCTCGACGAGCGCGGGCCGAGAGCGGTCTCCCCGCACACCACGCCCATGATCGTGCCCTCGGCGTCGGCCGCCCAGATATCCAAGGACCTGGACATCCGCGGCCAGTGCAGAACCTTCGTCTCCGCGTGCGCGTCCGGCACGGAGGCGATCGGACAGGGCATCGACGCGATCCGTGCCGGCCGGATCGACCTCGTCGTCGCGGGCGGCACCGAAGCGGTGATCACCCCGGAGATCCTCGCCGCCTTCGCCGCGATGCGGGCCGTGTCCACGCGCAATGGTCAACCCGAGCACGCGTCACGGCCGTTCGACGCGGCGCGCGACGGCTTCGTCCTCGGTGAGGGCGCCGGAGTGATCGTCCTGGAGAGCGAGGAGCACGCCCGTGCCCGTGACGCCCGCGTCTACTGCGAGGCGGCCGGCTGGGGTCTGTCCGCCGATGCCCACCACATGGCGGCGCCGCAGCCAGAGGGCCGCGGCATCGAGGCGGCACTGCGAACGGCCCTCGCGGACGCCGGTGCCACGACCGGCGACGTGGCCCACATCAACGCGCACGCCACGGCCACCGTCGAAGGCGACCGCACCGAGGCCCTCGCCCTGTGCCGGCTCTTCGGCAGCCAGATCCGGGACGTCCCGGTCACCGCGAACAAGGGCGCTCTCGGCCACCTCCAGGGCGGGGCGGGCGCGGTGGAAGCCGTCGCAGCGATCCTCACCCTGCGCAACGGCCTGATCCCGCCCACCGTCGGCTGCGACGACCCCGAGGACGGTCTCGGCCTGGACATCGTCCGCGAGAGCCCCCGCGCCCTGCCGCCGTACGGCGACGTGGTCCTCAGCAACTCCTTCGGCTTCGGCGGCCACAACGCGGTGCTGGCCCTGCGCAGGATGTGACACCGGCGGCCCGCGGGCACGCGTGGCCCCGAACGCAGAAGAACCCCACCGAAGTGGGGTTCCCGCTGGTGTCCGAGGGGGGACTTGAACCCCCACGCCCGATAAAGGGCACTAGCACCTCAAGCTAGCGCGTCTGCCATTCCGCCACCCGGACAAGGTGTCTGTCTCGCGGGCCGTGCCCGTTCCGACGTGGAAAACAATAGCAAACATCCGAGGGTGCTCGATCACCTCCCTGGCCTGCATGAACTGCCTGTGCGCACGACCTGCGTGAACTCCGCGTGTCGGCGGGAAGCCGCCCTTGGGCGCCGAGGGGGCGCGGGGGCAGGATGGACAGGGACGACACGGAGCGACAGCGGGAGGAAGCAGCGTGAGCGAATCGAGCACGACCCGGACCGGAGGCCTGACCGGTGAGGACGAGGTCGTCGACCTCTGCCGCGATCTGATCAGGATCGACACCAGCAACTACGGCGACCACTCGGGGCCCGGAGAGCGCGCGGCGGCGGAGTACGTCGCGGAGAAGCTCGCGGAGGTCGGCCTCGAACCGAAGATCTTCGAGTCGCACAAGGGCCGCGCCTCCACCGTGGCCCGCATCGCGGGTGAGGACCCCTCGCGACCCGCGCTGCTCATCCACGGCCACACCGACGTCGTACCCGCCAACGCGGCCGACTGGACCCACGACCCGTTCGGCGGCGAGATCGCCGACGGCTGCGTCTGGGGCCGCGGCGCGGTCGACATGAAGGACATGGACGCGATGACCCTCGCGGTCGTGCGCGACCGGCTGCGCAGCGGCCGCAAGCCCCCGCGCGACATCGTCCTGGCCTTCCTCGCCGACGAGGAGGCCGGCGGCACCTACGGCGCGCGCTTCCTCGTCGACAAGCACCCCGAACTCTTCGAGGGCTGCACCGAGGCGATCAGCGAGGTCGGCGGGTTCTCGTTCACCGTCAACGAGAACCTCCGGCTCTACCTCGTCGAGACGGCCCAGAAGGGCATGCACTGGATGAAGCTGACCGTGGACGGCACCGCCGGACACGGCTCGATGATCCACAAGGACAACGCCATCACCGAGCTGTCCGAGGCGGTGGGGCGCCTCGGCCGGCACAAGTTCCCGGTGCGGGTGACCAAGACGCTGCGGCACTTCCTCGACGAGCTCGGGGACGCGCTCGGCACCGAGCTCGACCCGGAGAACATGGACGGCACGCTCGCCAAGCTCGGCGGCATCGCCAAGCTCATCGGCGCCTCGCTCCAGAACACCGCCAACCCGACGCAGCTGGGCGCCGGTTACAAGGTCAACGTGATCCCCGGACAGGCCACCGCGCACGTCGACGGGCGCTTCCTGCCGGGGTACGAGGAGGAGTTCCTCGCCGATCTGGACCGGATCCTGGGGCCCCGGGTCAAGCGGGAGGACGTCCACGCCGACAAGGCCCTGGAGACCACGTTCGACGGTGCCCTGGTCGACGCCATGCAGACCGCGCTGCGCGCCGAGGACCCGATCGCCCGCGCCGTGCCGTACATGCTCTCGGCCGGCACCGACGCCAAGTCCTTCGACGACCTCGGCATCCGCGGGTTCGGCTTCGCCCCCCTGAAGCTGCCGCCGGAGCTGGACTTCGCCGGGATGTTCCACGGCGTGGACGAGCGGGTGCCGGTCGACGGCCTGAAGTTCGGCGTACGGGTTCTGGACCGCTTCATCGACGCGTCCTGACGGCTGCCCGGCCCGCACTCGATTAATCGTCTGAGCGTACGTGTCTTACTGAAAAGAGTGAATGCACTCATATGCTCGTAGCCCCATAACTTCCCCCTCGTTACAGGGTGTGCGGTCCGCGGCTGGGATCGCACATATGCCAACAAGGAGGAAGTAATGATCAAGAAGGTTGTCGCTGCTGCGGCTGTCACCGGTGGTCTGGTTCTCGCGGGTGCGGGCATGGCCGTCGCGGATGCGGGTGCCCAGGGTGCCGCTGTGAACTCCCCGGGTGTCGCGTCCGGCAATGTCATCCAGGTCCCCGTTCACGTGCCGGTGAACCTGTGCGGCAACACCGTTTCCGTGATCGGGCTGCTGAACCCCGCCTTCGGCAACACCTGCATCAACAAGTGACGTTGTGCCTCAACCCGTAAGGGTCTGAGCCGGGCGGCCCCGGAGTGCGCGCCATGCACTCCGGGGCCGCCCGGCGTTTCAGAGCTCGGGCGCAACGGCGCGGCGGGCTTTCCGGAAGGCAGAAGGCAGGGAACGAAACCATGCGACAGGTCACCCGCAAGTCACTGATCACCATGGCGGCCGCGAGCGGCGTCATCGCCATGGGCAGCGGCGCCGCACACGCCGACTCGGCGGCCCGGGGCAGCGCCTCGGACTCGCCGGGCGTGCTGTCCGGCAACGCCGTTCAGGTCCCGGTACACGTGCCGGTCAACGTCTGCGGCAACACCGTCAACGTGATCGGCGCGCTCAACCCGACGTTCGCCAACAGCTGTGCCAACAAGGGCGGCGGGACGGGCGGCGCCGGTCACCGGGGCGCGGGGGCGAGCGCGAGCGGTCACACCAGTAACTCGCCCGGCGTCGGATCGGGCAACACCATCCAGGCGCCCGTCGACGTACCGGTGAACGTCTGCGGCAACAGCGTGAACGTGGTGGGCATCGGCAACCCGGCGTACGGCAACGACTGCGCGAACGACGAGGGCGGCGCCCCCGGCCACCCGCAGCACCCGGGCCACCCCGGACAGCCCCAGCACCCCGGACAGCCCCAGCACCCGGGCCACCCCGGCCATCCGCAGCACCCCGGGCACCCGGGACAGCATCAGCCGCCGTGCACTCCGGGTCAGCCGGGACACCCCGGGCAGCCCGGTCAGCCGGGTCAGCCGGGACACCCCGGGCAGCCCGGTCAGCCGGGACACCCGGGACAGCCCGGTCACCCCGGACAGCCTGGGCACCCCGGGCAGCCCGGTCACCCGGGACAGCCCGGTCAGCAGCACCCCGGGCAGCCCGGTGTGCCGCAGCACCCGGTCGGTCCGATCGCGCACCACCCCGTGACGCCCGCACACCCGGTCGCGCCCGGCACGGCGGTCACCCCGGGCAGCCGGACGGTCACCGCCGCCGCGACACAGGCTCCGGCCATGCTGGCGCACACCGGCTCCGAGGGCCTGGGCCTCGCCCTCCCCGCCGCCGCCGGCCTGGTGCTCGGCGGAGCGGTGCTCTACCGCCGCGGGCGCGCCGCGCAGTAGGACCGCGGCCGTGACCCACGACGGTCATGACGGAGCGGGTCCCGCACGCGCGGGGCCCGCTCCGTCGTCACCGCGTGCTCACCACGGTCACCACGTGGCTCGCACCTGGCGGATGATCCGCCTGCGCAGCCGCACACGACGGCTGCCGTCCCGGTGGAGACTCAGTCGGTCCAACTCCCAGTGTCCGTACTCGGCATGGTCGGTCAGCAGACGCGTCGCCTCGCCGCGGGAGACCCCGCGCGGGACGTACACGTCGACAAATTCGTATTCCGGCATCGCATCTATTGTGCGGGCAGAGCCCCGGTACGGATAGCGTCTGCCCTATGTCTGATGCTGCGCAGCCCACCGCTGCCGAGGTACGTGCCGCCGCCGAGGCGGTCAAAGCCGCGCTGGACCGTCACCTCGATGCGGTGGAACGCCGCACCGGGGACGACGATCCGGCCGTGTACGAGGCGTTCAACGCGCTCGCGGCGGCGGCCGAGGCGTACGACGAGCGGCTCTACGACCGCTACGACGAGGTGACCCCCTTCGAGATCCCCGGCGCCGACGACTCCCTGCCGCCCTACGCGGGCCCCGAGGAGCCGCACGCCCTCAGCGTCCTCATTCGCCGTGACTACGCCGTGGCCGAGCCCCACCGGCTGCTCGC
Encoded here:
- a CDS encoding APC family permease → MCRHRGRRAPLGEGARVRTPHGSDDPPVLRKSLGVVDGVAIAASSTAATTSIGIGLGVTAGAVGLHLPIVMLLAFVPILGIASAYTRLNKVEPNMGSGYVWVGRSLSPWLGFLTGWIGIVSTVVFLAYTTAVTGSALLQLAGETGLDAVGGLRLDPDSTAQSTALGIVVLVAVTLTAVVGTRSAATLQKWLLVFEYAVLLGFCGYGLVEGPHPFSLDWLNPFTIPSGQALAQGLLLSVFCYWGFDATFSVNEEIRDPQDASKAGLITLFTMLGLFLLGSFAFQRVLSPDELVGHGAQGLTFFGDRLAAQPLAALPLLALVLSAVASLQSGVIPTVRGMFAMSRDRTLGPLWLKVSPRYGTPVAGTVAIGCVAAAIAVLSLIIPKIGDLILASVNAIGIVVSLYYALTALAAASRFRGALRQSAGEAVRAVVIPTLSALFLLGLGGYLAWTFATSADHFEVSPDNGWFMLACPAAMLLSGIAVGAWAKWVRKSPYFVTGLSTAEAEAEPAPLGTTPEAV
- a CDS encoding amino acid permease, which encodes MSDRTMPAAEPQSAPAGATTGTPHIDAGDAGYSKDLKSRHINMIAIGGAIGTGLFLGAGGRLAGAGPSLAIAYAVCGVFAFFVVRALGELVLYRPSSGAFVSYAREFMGEKGAYTAGWLYFLNWSTTAVADITAAATYAHFWAMFSDVPQWVCALVALAVVLTANLISVKYFGEMEFWFAIIKVVALVAFMLVGIYLVVTQHDVDGSTPGFANITSHGGIFPMGMLPMLLVIQGVVFAYASVELCGVAAGETENPQKILPKAINSIMWRVGIFYVGSVVLLALLLPYTEYSEGQSPFVTVLDKLGVPGAAGVMNLVVLTAALSSLNSGLYSTGRILRSMSLAGSAPKFVGVMNKGKVPYGGVLFTAFFGILGVALNGVVPDDAFEIVLNFASIGILGTWAMIMVCSLLFWRRAKEGHLERPSYKLPWAPYTQIVTLVFLATVAFLMWYGGGVGRTTIYCLPIIAALLVGGWYVVRKRVGAIASGE
- a CDS encoding TetR/AcrR family transcriptional regulator, which gives rise to MSERVVADGERRRRRPTKRGTVLSEQLIVETALRLIGEHGAAALTVRRLGTALGADPSALYRYFRDTDDLLLAVADELIGRTLRSWRPGGEWRADLRSLGLRIHADYQAHPQAAVLTCTRVTGRVHEMRSVETILAILRGAGFPDAEAVRIYHVFVDQTLAFAALDATVLTLPKESRTLEERTWRERYARLGADTHPNVAATAPTLVAEMGRSAYPAALEMMLASAAARLQHVGA
- a CDS encoding amidohydrolase produces the protein MRHDPADLVFTGGPALTLDAARTRATTVAVTGDRVTAVGHDEVRELIGPRTEVVDLAGKLLVPGFQDAHVHPVSAGIELARCDLTGLHTATDTLSAVRAYADAHPEQTWITGGGWSMEAFEGGSPTRDLLDRVVPDRPVYLPNRDHHGAWVNTRALTLAGITRDTPDPADGRIERDASGEPTGLLQEGAMDLVGRLTPRSTPAERLAALLRAQAHLHSYGITAWQDAIVGNFGSMDDPADAYMSAARDGSLTARVVGALWWDRERGAEQIPELVERRRELSHGRFRAGSVKIMQDGVAETGTAALLGPYLDACGCATANTGTSFVDPVQLRSYVTELDALGFQAHFHALGDRAVREALDAVQAAREKNGRRDTRPHLAHLQIVHPDDIGRFRALGATANIQPLWASHEPQMDDLTIPFLGAERAGRQYPFAALLGAGATVAAGSDWPVSSPDPMQGIHTAVNRIAPGEKGPVFLPAQRIGLNAAFAAYTSGTAYVNHLDDTGSIRAGALADLAVLDRDPYAGPPEDIGATRVLATYVGGRRVHEATS
- a CDS encoding S-(hydroxymethyl)mycothiol dehydrogenase; this translates as MSQQVQGVIAPGKNQPVRVETIVVPDPGPGEAVVKIQACGVCHTDLHYKQGGINDDFPFLLGHEASGIVESVGDGVTDVAPGDFVILNWRAVCGSCRACLRGRPQYCFNTHNAKQKMTLLDGTELSPALGIGAFAEKTLVAAGQCTKVDPSVSPAVAGLLGCGVMAGIGAAINTGNVGRGDSVAVIGCGGVGDAAIVGARLAGAAKIIAVDIDDRKLATATTMGATHTVNSRDRDVVETVRELTGGNGADVVIEAVGHPETYKQAFYARDLAGTVVLVGVPTPDMTLELPLLDVFGRGGALKSSWYGDCLPSRDFPMLVDLHQQGRIDLAAFVTETIALDEVEKAFARMHEGDVLRSVVEF